ATACCCTTCAAgtagaataattaatttatagtgGAGATGCGAAtgatttaattcaatttttttctttgtcaaGTTTTTGGGAAATTAACTGGTACATtctctcttattttctttttttgatgttaaaatatctattaaaaaaaataattagactaAATTTGAATGTACGACGAAAGTCCTGTATTAAGAGGAATAAAATGCTCTCAAATCGAAATATTTctttgtaataaattttaaagcgACGAAAATAAATCCCcatcataaaaatattgaaaaaataataatattttattaataaatagcGTGGAAacaattttgtctttttttctttgaattacTCTTAAACTTGATTTACATGAATTAAGTTTAtgaattttcttgaaatattgGATTATCAAGACCTCTTAATGAGTATTCAACAATATATTCGAGATGTCTTTTTAAGAaactatattaattttatatatgcaTGAGTTAGGGTTTATAGTAAAACAATTTCCGAAATAGGATTTTAGGATAAAATAGCCTCCAAAAAACTAACGGAAATTGAACTCCTTCAATAAAATCAGTCCTATACAATCTCGATATCTAAAGCAATTtaataatcaagaaattttaaatttaaaatatctaattaaaaatagaaaaatatttataactttACCGTAACCATCGATTAACATATACATTCTTGATAAAATCATATCAGATTCGAAGAGAAAAAGGTTGGGGAAGAGATATTATTAATAACTAGCATGTgtacttttattattaaaataataagtcaatcctttttttttttaaaacaatgttCACCTTTTTCATTgataaaatgattttgaaataagaaaGCACTAACATGTTGGTAGCTCCAATAAATGGAATTATTTTTCGAATCTTTGAAATTATgctacataattaatttatctttcaaaggttttatatatttatggtaccttattgttcattaatttttcatttagttactattcatgaaaaaaatttgaaaaaatcataatataagtgAACGCTATGATCTACATGTCAGGTTAGATAATATTTTAGctataaattacatatttttattataaaaacatCGTCCTATTTTGAATCTTCAAATTAAAGTTGAAGtgttttaactaaaataaaaaaaactgatATGTAAAGAAAGAAATGCGAAATTTTCACCCTATTTAAAGTTGGATTTATGTCGAAAAACAATGTATCACAACCTGTTTGacattacttttattttttgaaacacattttaatatagtttttcaatgtttttgagaaaaaataatttgtgtttgaataattcatttgaaaaatattttgtataagtATATTGTGTtcggttaattttttttttaaaaaattttcttttaaagtcaaattaggataaatgataaatattaatgtacttttaataataagattattttatagagAGACACTAGTTTAACCatttattacaaaaaattaaattaaatctattaaatcacattattcatattcaaattttcaatcaatattatacattttttggagagttgaaatctttaattattatttttttcttttttctaatcttgcaaaaatattgttgttaattttttctaatttcacGAAATAACAtgtagaataataataaaatacaatagataatgtaaaataaaatataaatttattatataaaaataaaaaaaaaatttaagtgaaaaatttattaaaaaacataaatttttagtttcttcGTAATAACTGAAAAAGTGCTTATACTTTCACTTAAAAATAGTATGCCAAACacctaaatttttttgaaaataagtgTTTTTTGATTCTCAACAAGAATGCCAAACCCActgtttatattttaattatctcatttttttgggatagtaattttattttaatataaatgatgaaaataattctaaaattgGTTAAgatcttaaataaaatataaaataaattaattttaaattttatatcatgattattattcttatttcaTGTATTAAACGCCTCTAAAtcttccaaaaagaaaaagaaaaagtaaaagagtCCAAATTGCATATGTCTTTTGCGTCTTCCTAGAAGCGTTATTCATCACTTAAATATTCGCATAATTAGCTTAAAAACAAGTTTAGCAGATTTATAATGGAGACAAATTATCTTAATCACATTATACGTGAGCCACTCCTCAATATTTGAATGACAAAATTtgtctttatttaaaaattaatatatatataaatttacataaaacacTTACGacgatataaatatttaaatggtGATAGCTAATTTATTGATAGAAAATGATAGTTAGGGATATCAAATAATTAGTATTAACCATGCCGGTAGATAGGCGTTTATGATAATTGACAATATTGACTAATAATTATGATGACAATAACATATAATGATAGTTGCGGTAACAAATTAGGataactatttatatatatatatatatatatatatatatagtgttgGCTGGAGTTTGTGTCAGAGATATTTAGGAGCGGAAAggtgaaaaagaaaagttttatattaattcaaataattaagagatattttaagtctttttataataaatgtattactaataagttaaatttttacaacatattaaaagagaaaaaaatatcacaagaaaaaaaaatgttttttcatatGTAAAAGCTTTTAAGTGGGAAATTTGGGTACTTGACTttgaaataatatgaaaatattagttattttagtcATAGTTTTAAGCAACATTTTAGTGACAAATTTAAATACTTGATTTATCAAACAATAATACATactcaattttcttaatttaaccATTAAAAACGTTCATTAATGGTTATATTTTCATTCTAAAACTACGAATCTAAAACCTTTTATTAAGGCGTAAGAACTTATCAAATTGCTTTATGgtaaataataaacataagTATAATGCAACAAGTAAAACACACATTATTAGTATACATCTCTTCTCTTAcatattaacttttttatttaaaaaaagaattcacATATGTCCCTCTCTTTTTAGGGTTTAAATTAGtattattcatattaaaacctaattaattaGAACTTGTGCTTCGCTTCACGTAAGGTTTATTCAAGTAAAATGTTTCATTTAACTTTCTATTTTATATTCAGAATTCAAACTAAAaccttttaattaaataaacaataattttatatgcTATACCACATCTTACtgtaattcatatatatatcttaCATGCATTACAAAAATCAATTACAAATCAATTTAATAATACGAAGCGCGACTAAATTTACAATCACTAATTATAACGATGATAGGAAGCGTGATTAAATTTATCAGTACAAAACAAAAGGAGGCGGTCGACCTATTtgcataatattataaaattattaaaaacgtgttttctttataatatatgatgattattttctctagtcatatttatacaCTCTTAAattagttttgaattttttatttttttattttttataatatcaaatttaacaaaaatccaaaatttttaaaaaattgacagATTAGATACAGCCAACTAATTTTCACTATAAAACTGAACCTTCACACCCATTTTCTTCTTGCCTCTGTCACTAATCTTCTGCAGCTTCCCCTCTCTTCCGTCCGCCGTCGTCGCCGCCACCGTGGTTGTCGTCGTCGGAATGGATGTAAAACAACCCCAACCACCTCCATTTACCGTCAAAATCAGAAGAACCACCAGTTCCGATGGTAGTGGATCTGGATCTATCATTCTTGGGAAATACCAATTGGTTCGTCTATTGGGTCGAGGTAGCTTTGCTAAAGTGTACCTTGGCCGTTGTTTAGACGATAACACTGAAGTTGCTGTTAAAGTTATAGATAAATCCAGTACTTCCATTGATGCTTCTATGGAGCCACGGATTATCCGTGAAGTCTCCGCCATGCGCCGCCTTAATCACCATCCGAATATCCTCGAACTTTTTGAAGTTATGGCGACGAAAACTAAGATCTATTTCGTTATGGAACTAGCTCACGGCGGTGAGCTTTTCACAAAGCTTAATCGTCGTGGCCGGTTTTCTGAATCCACCGCCAGGTTTTATTTCCATCAGCTTGTCTCTGCTTTACATTTCTGCCACCAAAACGGCGTTGCTCATCGTGATATCAAGCCACAAAATCTACTCCTAGACAAAGAGGGTCATCTCAAAATCTCCGATTTCGGACTCTCCGCCTTGCCCGAGCAGTTACAAAACGGTCTCCTTCATACCGCGTGTGGTACGCCGGCGTATACTGCTCCGGAGGTGGTTTACAGAAGAGGGTACGATGGTGCTAAGGCGGATGCTTGGTCATGTGGGGTTATTCTCTTTGTGTTCCTCGCCGGAAGCTTACCGTTCGATGATAGCAATTTGCCTAACATGGTTAAAGCTATACACCGGCGTGAATATAAGTTTCCCGATTGGGTTTCAAAGTCAGTTCAGAGGATAATTAACCGGCTGCTTGATCCTAATCCGAAAACGAGATACGGAATCGAAGAGCTCATGAACACTCCATGGTTTAAGAAATCATCGTCGATGAAACCAGAGCAAAGCACGAAGCAATTTGGTGAGGGGATTTTGGACAAGGAAAGCAAACAAATGGAGAGTATAAATGCATTTGATTTAATTTCAATGTGTTCAGGGTTGGATTTATCGTCGATATTTGAAGAAGAATTGATCAAGAAGGAGATGAGATTTACGACAAATGTAGAAGTTAACGTAATAGAAGAGAAGGTGATGAATGTTGGTAAAAATGCAGGATACAGAgtagagaaaaggaagaacGGTGGAATTGGGTTGGTGAAAGGGAGAAGTGTTTTGTTAGTTGAAATCTTGGAGTTGGCAAAGGAGTTGTTGTTGGTGGAGTTCAAAGTTGTTAATGGAGGATCAGAATTCGAGGATCGTCAATGGGAAGAACTGAAAGCTGGATTAAAAGAAGTAGTTGTTTCATGGTAGAACAACCATTAGTGATAGAGAAGAATTGAAAGTAATAGTCATTTCATGGTATAACGATGAAGAAGGATCGAtggtgatggtggtggtggACGGCGATTTTGGCTGGTAATGACGGTGGCCGGAGGCATTGTATAGAGGAAGTAGACATGATGGATTcatgtttcatgatgtttagttAGTAAACTAAGCTTACCATAATGCTAGTTTAGTTCTTGTTAGTGTTTTTTGAATTATGTAAAAATGGATATGAAAATCAGTTTCTTGATTTAGTTGAAcaattttctttaattgtttACCTTTTTGTGTGTATATTTGAGTTTGATTTACAAGTAGATAGTagaattaaaatttgtttttgattaaatattttgaattttgtgttcTCGATACGAAATGGTCTTTATGGACAACCTCGAGCTCATTTGTTAGGGAAGAGATATTATTGAggaaaaagggtctgatatactcctcaactttgtcatttagagttgatataaccctcgttataaaagtggctcatatatgcccttaccgttatacaaacggctcacatataccactgccgttacaaaatggctcacatatacccttcatttaacggaagttaaaaaattagttttaaatttatatttattatttctaattttttaaaaaaaattatttaggggtatatatgattcttctatcaaatttcaaggtatattttaattttttttatacataaattattttttgacttcttttattataattatttgaatttcttattcttattttgtttttttctatcattccttagtttaaagaataaaaaaataaactatttttttttgtttattgtaatttagtttcgtattcgaagaaaaaatttggtcatctataataagttttacaagaatattactaaaacataaataaatttgattattaaaataataattataaattagtcattgaaccaaaaaaagtcaaaaaaatatgtttgacgaggattaaatttactcatatgggattatattttttaggaaaaaataataaaaatttagattaaaattatatttttttcatttccgttagaggaaaagggtatatgtgagtcatttctttacaagtaggggtatatatgagctacTTTCATAACAAAGGGTATATtaactctaaatgacaaagttgaggaacatatcagacccttttccctattatTAATAACTAGCATGTgtacttttattattaaaaaatagtaagtcaatccttttttttaaagCAATGTTCACCTTTttcattgataaaataattttgaaataagaaaGCACTAACATGTTGGTAGCTCCAATAAATGGAATTATTTGtcgaatttttgaaattatgctACGTAATTAATTTATCTTCCAAAggttttatatatttatggtaccttattgttcattaatttttcatttagttactattcatgaaaaaaaatgggaaaaatcataatataagtgAACGCCATATAAGACAATAATTTAGctataaattgcatttttaattataaaaacattgtattttgaattttcaaattaaagttGAAGTGTTTAGCTAAAATTAATTCTATTCCCTTTGAGCTTTTATCATGATATATCAATTATACGTACTAATTAAGGAAAAAACTGATATGTAAAGAAAGAAAGACGAAATTTTCACCCTCTGAATTAGGACATAATTTAAAGTTGGATTAATGTCGAAAAACAATGTATTACAGCCTGTTTGacattacttttattttatgaaacacattttaatatagtttttcagtgtttttgagaaaaattaatttgtgtttgaataattcatttgaaaaatattttgtataagtATATTGTGTTTGgttaatcttttttaaaaaaaaaacgttcttttagagtcaaattaggaaaaatgataaataataatgtacTTTTAATACtaagattattttatagagAGGCACTAATTTTAACCatctattataaaaataaatcaattttatttttattaaattacgatattcatattcaaattttcaatcaatattataCATTTTTTGGAAAGTTGAAatctttaattgttattttttttgtaatctcacaaaataacatgtaaaattaataaaatataatagataatgtaaaataaaatataatttttttatataaaaataaaaataaaaattttaagtgaaaaattaatcaaacatatgatatatgttaattaataatttataattggacttgaaaaaaaatcaaccttgcttctatttttttttttgggtaagaaacataaatttttagtttcttcttaataacaaaaaaattgtttctactttcatttaaaaataatatgtcaAACAcctatgttttttaaaaaataagtgtttCTCGATTCTCAACAAGAATGCCGAACACACTGTTCATATTTTAACTATCTCATTTTTGGgatagtaattttattttaatataaatgatgaaaataattctaaaattagttaagactttaaataaaatataaaataaatttattttaaattttatgtcatgattattatttttatttcacgtATTAAACGCCTCTAAAtcttccaaaaagaaaaagaaaaaaagtccAAATTGCATGTCTTTTGCGTCTTCCTAGAAGCGTTATTCATCACTTAAATATTCGCATAATTAGCTTAAAAACAAGTTTAGCAGATTTATAATGGAGACAAATTATCTTAATCACATTATACGTGAGCCACTCCAAAATATTTGAATGACAAAATTtgtctttatttaaaaattaatatatatatataaatttatataaaacactTATGacgatataaatatttaaatgatgaTAGCTAATAATAATTGATTGATAGTAAATAATAGTTAGTGATATCTAATAACTGGTACTAACCATGCCGGTAGATAGGTGTTAGGACcgtaaataagcaggtgtatacgcggaagctagcaaaacAAACCTCcgaagaccacgagtaagaagacaacaagaaatataccaaaagacacaaagatttaacgtggttcggtcaatcgacctacgtccacaaaggagatgagcaatccactataaatatgagagtacaaaatacagagagaaacaacctcaaccaattcactcggaatacatgggaggttcacacaagtgataacgtatcaaacttgtgacccataaattctctccctaaccaaaactctcaaagtccttaagactacattgtgaatgctgattaagttagaaggaacattcctctatttatagagtcctaaaccttttcctacaagaaaatgattagtcaattcaaaaccttttcctaaaaggaaaatctatttatggtaagaaatttagggcaaataaaacccaacaatagGCGTTTACAATAATTGGCAATATTGACTAATAATTATGATGACAATAACATATAATGATAGTTGCAGTAACAAATTAGgataattattcatatatatatagtggTAGCTAGGGTTTGTGTCAGAGATATTTAGGAGCGGAAAggtgaaaaagaaaagttttatattaattcaaataattaagagAAAGTTTAAGTCTTTTACAATAAATGTATTActaatatgttaaatttttacaacttattaaaagagaaaaaatatcacaagaacaaaaaaaaatgttttttcatatGTAAAAGCTTTTAAGtaggaaa
The nucleotide sequence above comes from Solanum pennellii chromosome 9, SPENNV200. Encoded proteins:
- the LOC107029756 gene encoding CBL-interacting serine/threonine-protein kinase 7-like, producing MDVKQPQPPPFTVKIRRTTSSDGSGSGSIILGKYQLVRLLGRGSFAKVYLGRCLDDNTEVAVKVIDKSSTSIDASMEPRIIREVSAMRRLNHHPNILELFEVMATKTKIYFVMELAHGGELFTKLNRRGRFSESTARFYFHQLVSALHFCHQNGVAHRDIKPQNLLLDKEGHLKISDFGLSALPEQLQNGLLHTACGTPAYTAPEVVYRRGYDGAKADAWSCGVILFVFLAGSLPFDDSNLPNMVKAIHRREYKFPDWVSKSVQRIINRLLDPNPKTRYGIEELMNTPWFKKSSSMKPEQSTKQFGEGILDKESKQMESINAFDLISMCSGLDLSSIFEEELIKKEMRFTTNVEVNVIEEKVMNVGKNAGYRVEKRKNGGIGLVKGRSVLLVEILELAKELLLVEFKVVNGGSEFEDRQWEELKAGLKEVVVSW